The window ACCGGCAGCGTGGCCGTGCCACAATTATTCCAGGTGGAGCGCTATCCCACCCTGCTGCAAATGACATCCACCGTCGTGGCGCGTACCGACGCCTCTGTGAGCGATATTTTTCGGGCGATGTACCCCTGCGCCTCCATCACCGGCGCGCCCAAAGTGCGCACCATGCAGATCATCCGCGAGTTGGAGACGGGGCCGCGCGGCGTATACACAGGAGCGGTGGGGTTTATAGCGCCAGACAGACAGGCGCAGTTTAACGTGGCGATTCGCACGGTGGTGGTGGATAGGGAGCGGGAAACGGCCGTCTACCACGTGGGCAGCGGCATCGTGTGGGACTCTGACCCGGCGGCCGAATATGCAGAATGTTTGCTCAAGGCGCAGGTGCTGCGGGCGCGGCGGCCGGAGTTTGATTTATTGGAGTCGCTGCTGTGGGAACCGGAAGGGGGCTACTATTTGTTGGAGCGGCATGTGGCGCGACTGCTGGACAGCGCGGTTTATTTTGGTTTTGCGGTGACGGCAACGGCCGTGCGCGAGGCTTTGGGTCGTCTGGCGGTTGGGTTGACGGAGCCGTGTAAGGTGCGCTTGCTGGTGGGGCGAAACGGCCGTGTCCGGGCAGAATCCACGGCTCTGGCCCAACTGCCAGAGCCGGTGCGGCTGGCCCTGGCCGATGACCCAATCCATGTGGATGATGTGTTTTTATACCACAAAACAACGCATCGCCAGACCTATGACATGGCCAAAGCGTCGCGGCCAGATTGTGACGAGGTGATTTTATGGAACGAGCGCGGCGAACTGACCGAGACCAGCAGCGCCAACCTGGTGCTGGCACTGGATGGCGCGTTGTGGACGCCGCCGGTGGGCTGTGGGCTGTTGGCGGGGACGTTGCGGGCGGAGGAGTTGGCGAACGGCCGTATTCAGGAAAAAGTATTGACCCCGGCAGATCTGGCGCGGGCGGAGGCGATTTTTCTCATCAACTCTGTGCGCGGCTGGTGGAGAGGGGAGATTTTATGACAAAGAGACATAAGGGACAAAGGCCTGGTTCATTTGACAGCAATTCTAAATGTAAAACTTGCGAACAGAAGTAGATCGCGCTATACCATCACCAAAAGCCAAAAGGGTGATGTGATGGGAAAAAGAGCGCAAGTGAGTCGGTTTATCCAGCATCTGGGCGAGTTGACAGAGAAGATGCCTGACAAGCGGGCTGGGCGGCATAACCAGATATATGCTTTGCAAGACGCGGTACGCGGCGCCTTCTCTATCTTTTCATGCAAAGCGCTTCTTTTTCTGGCGCATCAACGCCTTATGGCGCAAAAGCGCGGGCGGAGTAATCTGGAAAGCGTGTTCCAGATGTCGCGCATTCCCACTGACAATCATATCCGTACCCTTTTGGATGGCGTGCCAGCCAGCCATTTTGCGGGAGCCTATCAATGGCTTTGGCAGCAGTTGGTGGCTGAGGAGAAGTTGGCCGGATTTCGGGCATTAGGGGGGCGGTTGCTAGTTGGTATCGATGGCATTCAATTCTTTAGTTCGACAAAGGTGCATTGCCCCCAATGCGTTCACAGAAGTGCGCGAAGGTGTCACCCACTACCATCATCGGGCATTGACAGCTTTGGTTGTTCATCCTGAGCAATCGGCGGTGCTGCCTCTGGCGCCGGAATTCCTGCTGCCACAGGATGGCAGTGATAAACAGGACAGCGAACTGGCGGCTGCCAAACGTTGGTTGCCGCAGCAGGCCCTGGCTGCAACAACAGAAGGCGGTCATCCTGGGAGATGACTTGTTCAGTCATCAACCGTTCTGTGAGTTGGTGCTGATTTACGGGCTAGACTTCATTCTCGTGTGTAAGCCCAGTTCGCACGAGACGCTCTATGAGTGGGTCGCGGCTATTGAGCGAGGGGCAAGCTGCCTGAAATTAGTCGTCGCGTCTGGAACGGTCGTCACGGGGAAATCTGGCGGTATCGGTATCTCAATGATTTACCGCTGCGTGCGGGGTGATGATGGTCTTCGCGTGAACTGGTGCGAGTTGACGATTACCCATGAATTGACTGGCGAACGCCTTTATCAAAACAGCTTTGTGACCAGTTTACGCCTGGACGCGCCTCTGGTCCAAGCTGTCACTCACGCTGGACGCGCCCGCTGGAAACATGAAAATGAGGGACATAATGTCCTGACCACCCACGGCTATCATATTAAGCACAATTTTGGTCATGGGCAAGAACATTTAGCGACCGTCATGTTCACGCTTAATCTACTCGCCTTTTCCTGCACACCTTTCTGGAGTTGGTGGATACGACCTACAAACGGATTCGTGCTGCTCTAGG of the Candidatus Leptovillus gracilis genome contains:
- the pabB gene encoding aminodeoxychorismate synthase component I → MVIIQDGSRWLLFREPVRVITAVTSHEVVAALVAVETAVSTHSLHAAGFLSYEAAAAFGLAVHPPRPDDPPLLWFGLYAAPETLSNLDNLSITDYTIGDWRVGLEETAYATAVTRIKSHIAAGYTYQVNFTFPLCAPFRGEPWALFRQLVRGQQARYAAFVDTGRHVVCSVSPELFLRLEGDTLTSKPMKGTAVRGRTLAEDESQAAWLRQSEKNRAENVMIVDMIRNDMGRVAATGSVAVPQLFQVERYPTLLQMTSTVVARTDASVSDIFRAMYPCASITGAPKVRTMQIIRELETGPRGVYTGAVGFIAPDRQAQFNVAIRTVVVDRERETAVYHVGSGIVWDSDPAAEYAECLLKAQVLRARRPEFDLLESLLWEPEGGYYLLERHVARLLDSAVYFGFAVTATAVREALGRLAVGLTEPCKVRLLVGRNGRVRAESTALAQLPEPVRLALADDPIHVDDVFLYHKTTHRQTYDMAKASRPDCDEVILWNERGELTETSSANLVLALDGALWTPPVGCGLLAGTLRAEELANGRIQEKVLTPADLARAEAIFLINSVRGWWRGEIL